Proteins encoded within one genomic window of Zootoca vivipara chromosome 12, rZooViv1.1, whole genome shotgun sequence:
- the ZNF804B gene encoding zinc finger protein 804B, which yields MACYLVISSRHLSNGHYRGIKGIFRGPLCKNGSASPDFAEKEKAAARALEDVKANFYCELCDKQYHKHHEFDNHINSYDHAHKQRLKELKQREFARNVASKSWKDEKKQEKALKRLHQLAELRKQSECVAECRPAFKSPQVVVEKEPTPQDKLLIAQEGKVKNTAEGKSITSSTSEKQQELLLSKNQSCIETHRFLRSHISPAFSCGTNGCNRAGVSFSFSKKVHLKLESSASVFSENMEEAYDCIRSPRHKAKQTPEECRACIHMRDERKANGHKRLGTLQGHPDSFASCNLARKNQLQKENNQYKEREQTETHISFRKDKLHLPDLDCSGSPGAKEQGGELNETQKSLENVVTPQCQTSNICMQQDTYKHSDGLLPECVSESLAQRSSEQGHQCEGNYSPCLFKQSSDYTEAVNADAEMPRENELVHEIKPKALPFLHVLSKDGRTALRWPTELLLFTKTEPSISYGCNPLYFDFRLSLAHRESEHHEVDEESPNEHSTRTMDIDGNDALGLTENKQLSNEKDNQSLKPKKKKRALSLKKSWPKLDSDTENEMSQSAPKYISDDLNENLPEVPAPLDCSKRRYTRATSPHTTMHARSLAQQLQNCEKTLQEEVTENLCIYPLVSTTKKQKCAKCDLMYAQRQTDLDLVTCSSDISDSGKDSILGYKLDSPRESMGNEGNGNFAGCWKFTPLQKPFSDRQSNYSDTSVSSATSYASCYSSHRSSDHSRSHLPFCCKRKQKPVERQKCKHKKHNCISSSDDAGEGCLFNKTSQRSRNCAHKHMAKYQRHSRYRHLLQRDVSKQSKNRHPLCKHSRSRSYSSSKGSSTQDSGSSERSSSCTRSRASSSGSLAKESVHDWNKHKKDMKSTDRAEPGKSDSAHSDCQNESCPSKQVGSCSINHLGRKAVGKKSLTAKLLLERVKSKRNQEQTQNTESFPNTCEKDLPHSQPGIKGASSVDSEAMLPLLEKALHIDTSSRWNNGADSMESSTGKDRAEVSTIDNIILTASTNYGNSLLNDLGYQALNMAQDTATKHQPDLLAGEMQPLLQSCNSVPNGFPGTFPSHGYSAVSNLTETKEEHHAGVDLSGVEGDLNCYSDSAMHKSGETENKTEPYSKCIPSPLTQQPITFSPDEIDKYRFLQLQAQQHMQKQLVAKHLKVVPATGPAAFSASPAVPVQQHSSVATLRHTLLQSFALSTGVHPHSSHLSLTHIHPFSPSPFAPFSLSPFTPAFVPAHSALLAGHPFHFISATPIHPSHLAIPPLPHAAFIPTLFTPQLNAAASSAVHLNPLIHPLFQTQELQHRS from the exons AGGCTGAAAGAGCTAAAACAAAGGGAATTTGCACGGAACGTGGCTTCAAAATCCTGGAAAGATGAGAAGAAACAGGAAAAAGCACTCAAGCGACTCCATCAGCTGGCTGAGCTGCGGAAGCAGTCAGAATG CGTTGCTGAATGCAGACCTGCATTTAAATCTCCCCAAGTGGTTGTAGAAAAAGAGCCGACGCCACAAGATAAACTTCTGATAGCTCAAGAAGGCAAAGTCAAGAATACAGCTGAAGGAAAAAGCATCACCAGCAGCACTTCAGAGAAACAGCAGGAACTTTTGCTAAGCAAGAACCAGTCTTGCATAGAGACACACCGTTTCCTTAGAAGCCACATCTCTCCCGCGTTCTCCTGTGGCACCAATGGCTGCAATCGGGCCGGGGTGTCTTTTTCATTCTCTAAAAAAGTCCACCTGAAGCTCGAGTCATCAGCATCCGTTTTCAGTGAGAACATGGAAGAAGCATATGACTGCATCAGATCCCCTCGACATAAAGCAAAGCAGACTCCCGAAGAGTGCCGTGCGTGTATACATATGAGGGACGAGAGGAAAGCAAATGGGCATAAACGGTTAGGCAccctccaaggtcacccagataGCTTCGCCTCCTGTAATCTGGCTCGGAAAAATCAACTGCAGAAAGAAAACAATCAGTACAAGGAAAGAGAGCAAACAGAAACTCATATTTCATTTCGTAAAGACAAACTACATCTTCCAGATTTGGATTGTTCTGGGTCTCCTGGTGCAAAAGAACAAGGAGGAGAGTTGAACGAGACCCAGAAATCCTTGGAAAACGTTGTTACACCTCAATGCCAAACAAGTAACATTTGTATGCAACAAGACACTTACAAGCACAGTGATGGCCTGTTACCAGAATGTGTCTCTGAGTCCTTAGCCCAACGATCATCTGAGCAAGGACATCAGTGTGAGGGAAACTACAGTCCCTGTCTATTCAAACAATCTTCTGATTATACAGAAGCTGTCAATGCAGATGCTGAAATGCCTAGGGAAAATGAACTGGTTCATGAAATTAAGCCTAAAGCATTGCCTTTTCTTCATGTACTGAGCAAAGATGGCAGGACAGCCTTACGGTGGCCCACAGAACTTCTTTTGTTTACAAAAACAGAACCCTCCATTTCCTATGGTTGTAATCCATTGTATTTTGATTTTCGACTCTCCTTAGCTCATAGAGAAAGTGAGCACCATGAAGTCGACGAAGAAAGTCCTAATGAGCACTCAACAAGAACTATGGACATAGATGGAAATGACGCCTTAGGTCTAACCGAGAACAAGCAACTGTCCAATGAAAAAGATAACCAGTCTTTgaagccaaagaagaagaaaagagctcTAAGCCTCAAAAAGTCCTGGCCAAAATTGGATTCAGACACAGAGAATGAAATGAGTCAAAGTGCTCCAAAGTACATCTCAGATGATTTGAATGAAAACCTACCTGAAGTGCCTGCACCCCTTGATTGCTCAAAAAGGCGTTACACGAGAGCAACAAGTCCCCACACAACAATGCATGCGAGATCTTTAGCACAGCAGTTGCAGAACTGTGAAAAAACTCTACAGGAGGAAGTAACTGAAAACCTTTGCATTTATCCCTTGGTGTCTACGACAAAGAAgcaaaaatgtgcaaaatgtgATTTAATGTATGCCCAAAGACAAACTGACCTGGATTTGGTCACCTGCAGCAGTGACATAAGTGACAGCGGGAAAGATTCCATTCTTGGATACAAGTTAGATTCTCCCAGGGAGTCCATGGGAAATGAAGGCAATGGGAATTTTGCTGGTTGCTGGAAATTCACTCCTTTGCAAAAGCCCTTTTCTGACAGACAGTCTAATTATTCTGACACTTCTGTTAGCAGTGCAACTAGTTACGCTAGTTGCTACTCTAGTCACAGATCAAGTGATCACAGCAGAAGTCATTTGCCTTTTTGctgcaaaaggaaacaaaagccGGTTGAAAGGCAGAAATGTAAACACAAAAAGCACAATTGCATTTCATCTTCTGATGATGCAGGTGAGGGCTGCCTTTTCAACAAAACAAGTCAAAGATCTAGAAACTGTGCACACAAGCATATGGCAAAATATCAAAGACATTCGAGATATAGACATTTACTACAAAGAGATGTATCAAAGCAAAGCAAGAACAGACACCCTCTTTGTAAacacagcaggagcaggagctacAGCAGCTCCAAAGGTTCTTCCACCCAAGATTCAGGAAGCAGCGAAAGATCATCAAGCTGCACCAGATCAAGAGCCAGCAGTTCGGGATCCCTTGCAAAAGAATCAGTGCATGACTGGAACAAACACAAAAAGGATATGAAAAGCACTGACAGAGCTGAACCAGGAAAATCAGACTCTGCACACTCAGACTGCCAGAATGAAAGTTGTCCATCAAAACAAGTTGGAAGCTGTTCTATCAACCACTTAGGAAGGAAAGCAGTGGGGAAGAAGTCATTAACTGCCAAACTCCTTTTAGAGAGGGTGAAATCAAAGCGAAACCAGGAGCAAACTCAGAACACTGAAAGCTTTCCAAATACCTGTGAGAAAGATCTCCCCCATAGTCAACCAGGTATTAAAGGTGCATCATCAGTGGATAGTGAAGCAATGTTACCTTTGCTTGAGAAAGCCCTCCACATTGATACGAGCAGCAGGTGGAACAATGGAGCTGACTCCATGGAAAGCAGCACAGGCAAAGATAGAGCCGAAGTTTCAACGATAGATAATATTATTCTGACAGCTAGCACGAACTATGGCAATAGCCTGCTTAACGACTTGGGTTATCAGGCCCTGAATATGGCACAGGACACCGCAACAAAGCATCAACCAGATCTCTTAGCTGGTGAAATGCAGCCCCTACTGCAAAGCTGTAACTCAGTGCCAAATGGTTTCCCTGGTACTTTTCCTTCTCATGGATATTCTGCTGTTTCCAACCTAACAGAGACCAAAGAAGAACACCATGCAGGTGTGGACTTGAGTGGAGTGGAAGGGGATCTGAACTGTTACTCTGACAGTGCTATGCATAAATCCGGTGAAACAGAAAACAAGACTGAGCCGTACAGTAAGTGCATCCCCTCTCCTTTAACGCAGCAGCCTATAACCTTTTCCCCGGATGAGATAGACAAATATAGGTTTCTTCAGCTGCAGGCCCAGCAGCATATGCAGAAACAGCTTGTGGCAAAGCATCTCAAGGTTGTGCCTGCCACAGGACCAGCTGCCTTCTCTGCCTCCCCAGCTGTCCCTGTTCAGCAACACtcttctgttgccaccctccgcCATACGCTGCTGCAGAGCTTTGCTCTGTCCACCGGAGTACATCCTCACAGCAGCCATCTTTCCCTGACTCATATACATCCATTCTCACCATCGCCTTTTGCTCCATTCTCACTCTCGCCCTTTACTCCGGCCTTTGTACCCGCGCACTCAGCGCTCCTGGCGGGACACCCGTTCCATTTCATATCAGCGACTCCCATCCACCCATCCCATCTGGCAATCCCACCGCTGCCCCACGCAGCCTTTATTCCTACCCTGTTCACGCCGCAGCTGAACGCAGCTGCATCTTCTGCTGTACATCTCAACCCTTTGATCCATCCATTATTCCAGACTCAAGAACTTCAGCATCGCTCCTGA